AATCCGGCACGAAAATCGTCAATCTCACCGTCGCCACGTCCGAAAGCTGGAATGACCGCGCATCGGGTGAGCGGCGCGAGCGCACGGAGTGGCATCGTGTCGTGATCTTCAATGAGCGGCTTGCGGATGTTGCGGAGAGGTTTCTCCGCAAAGGGCGCAAGGTCTATATGGAAGGCCAGTTACAGACACGCAAATGGACGGACCAGTCCGGCATGGAGCGCTTCACGACGGAAGTCGTGCTTGATCGCTTCCGGGGGGAGCTTGTCCTGCTTGATGGCCGAAATGACGGGGGCGGCGCCGCGCCTTCCTATGATGATAATGAAATTGGCGGTGCCCCGCCGCGCCCGTCACCTGCGCCCGCCGCGCGCCCTCAGGAGAGTCAGGGCGGGTGGGACAGCCAGTCCGGCAATCTGGATGACGAGATTCCGTTTTAATGCGTCAATCACCATGCGGGCCTCCCCCGGCGGCCCGCATGGACAGACTTTACAGACACTTCGCGCTTTGGCCGCTAATCAAATGGATCTCACTTGACTGACACGTTGACGCCCCCCGCCCCACTCAATCAGATGCCGGTGACGATTGAGGAGGAGATGCGCACCTCCTACCTCGCCTACGCAATGTCGGTCATTGTTGCGCGCGCCCTGCCGGATGTGCGTGACGGCCTGAAACCTGTGCACCGCCGTATCCTTTACGGTATGCGTGAAAGTGGCTTTACCGCAGACAAACCCTACCGCAAATCGGCGCGCCCGGTCGGCGATGTCATGGGTAAGTATCACCCGCATGGTGACAGCTCGATTTACGATGCCATGGTGCGCATGGCGCAGCCCTGGTCCATGCGTGTGCCTCTTATTGACGGGCAGGGCAATTTCGGCTCGATCGATGGCGACAGCCCTGCGGCCATGCGTTACACCGAGGCGCGACTGGCGCGTTCCGCCTCGTTTTTCCTCGA
This genomic stretch from Candidatus Kirkpatrickella diaphorinae harbors:
- the ssb gene encoding single-stranded DNA-binding protein, translating into MAGSVNKVILIGNLGRDPEIRNSQSGTKIVNLTVATSESWNDRASGERRERTEWHRVVIFNERLADVAERFLRKGRKVYMEGQLQTRKWTDQSGMERFTTEVVLDRFRGELVLLDGRNDGGGAAPSYDDNEIGGAPPRPSPAPAARPQESQGGWDSQSGNLDDEIPF